From a region of the Feifania hominis genome:
- a CDS encoding MerR family transcriptional regulator, whose product MEQANEAYGIPPAILREYERLAACKAQRRGMAAQEYDERDLERMSLMMTLHDIGFTAGQVETYMRLLLQGDDTAHERLRMLNDRRRCTLEEIHLRERQMDRLDYLRHEMRKTENKHRQE is encoded by the coding sequence ATGGAGCAGGCGAACGAAGCTTACGGCATCCCCCCGGCCATTCTCCGGGAGTATGAGAGACTGGCTGCGTGTAAGGCGCAGAGGAGGGGCATGGCTGCGCAGGAGTATGACGAGCGCGACCTCGAGCGGATGAGTCTGATGATGACGCTGCACGACATCGGGTTTACCGCCGGACAGGTGGAGACCTATATGCGTCTGCTGCTGCAGGGCGATGACACGGCGCACGAGCGGCTTCGCATGCTCAATGACAGACGCCGCTGCACGCTGGAGGAAATTCACCTCAGAGAGCGGCAGATGGACCGACTTGACTATCTCAGACACGAGATGCGTAAGACAGAGAACAAACACAGACAGGAGTGA
- a CDS encoding flavodoxin has protein sequence MKSMVVYYTWSGRTRAMAELIAAQTGAELLEIQPEIPYTSDYHAVVEQVKKEIREAAPCPIRAAACDPAQYDVFYLGTPIWWGTVATPLATFLREKNLAGKIVMPFSTHGGGGKGHADRDIQKLCAGADVRRMYTAYEGGGSKAADEIAAWIGENLGEREGRR, from the coding sequence ATGAAAAGTATGGTTGTCTATTACACCTGGTCGGGGCGCACGAGGGCAATGGCAGAGCTCATTGCCGCGCAGACCGGGGCGGAGCTTTTGGAAATTCAGCCGGAGATCCCCTACACGAGCGACTACCATGCCGTGGTGGAGCAGGTGAAAAAGGAGATTCGAGAGGCAGCGCCCTGTCCCATTCGGGCCGCGGCATGCGATCCGGCGCAGTACGACGTATTCTATCTCGGAACCCCCATCTGGTGGGGCACTGTGGCTACGCCGCTGGCCACATTTTTAAGGGAAAAGAATCTCGCCGGCAAGATTGTCATGCCCTTTTCCACCCACGGGGGCGGCGGCAAGGGCCACGCGGACCGCGATATACAGAAGCTGTGCGCCGGAGCCGATGTCAGGCGGATGTATACGGCCTACGAGGGCGGCGGCAGCAAGGCCGCAGACGAGATTGCAGCCTGGATTGGTGAAAATCTGGGTGAACGGGAGGGCCGCAGATGA
- a CDS encoding flavodoxin — translation MKRWLSLLIACILVLSLSACAPAQQPAPEGQEPPQDNTPSTPEPEQTPDDEPQGGGILIAYFSCTGNTKSVAELLAQASAGDLYEIVPEQPYTAEDLNYNDADSRASRENDDPAARPALSGSVENLEDYDVIFLGYPIWWGEAPRIISTFLESHDFAGKTIVPFCTSASSGMGDSAENLRALCSDSTTWLDGRRFGASAGEEEVAAWFESLALVERGGEAQ, via the coding sequence ATGAAGAGATGGCTGAGCCTGCTTATCGCATGTATTCTTGTGCTGTCGCTTTCTGCGTGCGCGCCTGCGCAGCAGCCGGCACCCGAGGGGCAAGAGCCGCCCCAAGACAACACCCCGTCCACCCCCGAGCCGGAGCAGACGCCAGACGATGAGCCGCAGGGCGGCGGAATACTCATTGCCTACTTCTCCTGCACGGGCAACACCAAGTCGGTGGCCGAGCTTCTCGCACAGGCTTCGGCGGGCGATCTGTACGAGATCGTGCCCGAGCAGCCCTACACGGCTGAGGACCTCAACTACAACGACGCAGACAGCCGCGCCAGCCGGGAAAACGACGATCCCGCCGCCCGGCCCGCTCTGTCGGGAAGCGTGGAGAATCTGGAGGATTACGATGTGATCTTCCTCGGCTATCCCATCTGGTGGGGCGAGGCACCGCGCATCATCAGCACGTTCCTTGAGAGCCATGACTTCGCCGGAAAGACCATTGTGCCGTTCTGCACCTCCGCCAGCAGCGGTATGGGGGACAGCGCCGAGAATCTGCGCGCTCTCTGCTCCGACAGCACCACCTGGCTCGACGGCCGCCGCTTTGGCGCCAGCGCCGGCGAGGAAGAGGTGGCCGCCTGGTTTGAGAGCCTCGCGCTCGTCGAAAGAGGGGGAGAGGCACAGTGA
- a CDS encoding carboxymuconolactone decarboxylase family protein, which yields MNYHLTDPEFMESFAHFALDEVVHEPGQELPGDTRHLAILAALIGCQGVETYRAVLPRALDCGLTPVMVKETVYQAVDYLGMGRLLPFLAATNDVLLERGVSLPLEGQATTTPQNRLERGVEAQAAIFGDGMRQAWKSGHINRWLAANCFGDYYTRGGLDLRQRELITFCFLAAQGGCEPQLTAHARGNMNLGNDRDFLIRVVSQCLPYIGYPRSLNAIRCVEQAAQEMEKQTGGNNMSKEKTLFGTGGPNDAYAKYFTGQSYLNPLTSAGVSICNVTFEPGCRNFWHIHRAAAGGGQILLCTDGRGWYQAWGEPARELHPGDVVAIPAGVKHWHGAAKDSWFSHLSVEVPGSDTKNEWLEPVEQSEYDKLP from the coding sequence GTGAACTACCATCTGACTGATCCGGAGTTTATGGAGAGCTTTGCGCACTTTGCCCTCGACGAGGTCGTTCACGAGCCGGGGCAGGAGCTGCCCGGCGACACCCGCCATCTCGCCATTCTGGCGGCGCTCATCGGCTGTCAGGGGGTGGAGACCTACCGCGCCGTGCTGCCCCGCGCACTCGACTGCGGCCTGACTCCCGTCATGGTCAAGGAGACGGTCTATCAGGCAGTCGACTATCTCGGCATGGGCAGGCTCCTGCCGTTTCTGGCTGCGACAAACGACGTACTGCTTGAGCGCGGTGTCAGCCTGCCCCTCGAGGGACAGGCCACCACCACGCCGCAGAATCGTCTGGAGCGGGGCGTTGAGGCGCAGGCTGCGATTTTCGGTGACGGCATGCGGCAGGCCTGGAAGTCGGGCCACATCAACCGCTGGCTTGCGGCAAACTGCTTTGGTGACTACTACACCCGCGGAGGGCTCGATCTGCGCCAGCGTGAGCTGATCACATTCTGCTTTTTGGCGGCGCAGGGCGGCTGCGAGCCGCAGCTCACCGCCCATGCACGGGGCAATATGAATCTGGGCAACGACCGGGACTTTCTGATTCGGGTGGTCTCTCAGTGTCTGCCCTATATCGGCTATCCGCGCAGCCTGAATGCCATTCGGTGCGTCGAGCAGGCCGCGCAGGAAATGGAAAAACAGACGGGAGGAAACAACATGTCAAAAGAGAAGACACTCTTCGGCACAGGGGGGCCAAACGATGCCTACGCAAAATATTTTACCGGCCAGAGCTATCTGAATCCTCTGACATCGGCGGGAGTTTCCATATGCAATGTCACCTTTGAGCCCGGCTGCCGCAACTTCTGGCACATCCACAGAGCGGCGGCAGGCGGCGGTCAGATTCTGCTCTGCACCGACGGGCGCGGCTGGTACCAGGCGTGGGGCGAACCCGCGCGCGAGCTGCACCCGGGCGATGTGGTCGCCATTCCCGCCGGGGTGAAGCACTGGCACGGCGCGGCAAAAGACAGCTGGTTTTCCCACCTCTCGGTGGAGGTGCCGGGAAGCGACACGAAAAACGAGTGGCTGGAGCCGGTCGAACAGAGCGAATACGACAAGCTGCCATAA
- a CDS encoding glycoside hydrolase family 3 protein: MRRRRRTNAPHILALLCAAAVLAATFFALRPLFEPTAADPPDDAVSDGQPDPAPVEPEPEPTPDDRARALLNEMTLEQKVGQLFIARCPLEEAPEKAARWHLGGYILFARDFRARTPEQVTETIQSYQRAAATPLFIGVDEEGGTVTRVSRYPEFREEPFPSPQEVYAAGGFPAVAQDAAEKCELLASLGINLNFAPVCDISTDPGDFIYPRSFGADASETAQYVETVVTAMRGRGMGSVLKHFPGYGSNADTHTGVAHDERPYEVFTDSNFLPFEAGIAAGADMVLVSHNIVASMDGELPASLSARVHEILRQELGFSGVIVTDDLAMDGVRQLVSDERAAVLAVLAGNDLLCCTDFETQIPAVLDAVASGEITEQRIDESVLRILKCKMELGIIPPE, from the coding sequence ATGCGCCGAAGACGTAGAACAAACGCGCCGCACATTTTGGCTCTTCTGTGCGCCGCCGCTGTGCTCGCCGCCACTTTTTTTGCGCTGCGCCCGCTCTTTGAGCCCACCGCCGCCGATCCGCCGGACGACGCCGTCTCCGATGGACAGCCGGACCCCGCGCCCGTCGAACCGGAGCCGGAACCGACCCCGGACGATCGGGCCCGCGCGCTGCTCAATGAGATGACGCTCGAGCAGAAGGTCGGCCAGCTCTTCATCGCCCGGTGCCCTCTTGAAGAGGCGCCGGAGAAAGCGGCGCGCTGGCATCTCGGCGGCTACATTCTCTTCGCGCGCGACTTCAGGGCCCGCACGCCCGAACAGGTGACCGAGACCATCCAGAGCTACCAGCGCGCGGCGGCGACGCCCCTGTTCATCGGGGTGGATGAGGAGGGCGGCACGGTGACCCGAGTGAGCCGCTACCCGGAATTTCGCGAGGAGCCCTTCCCCTCTCCACAGGAGGTGTATGCCGCCGGCGGCTTCCCCGCCGTGGCTCAGGATGCCGCCGAAAAGTGCGAACTTCTCGCCTCGCTTGGAATCAATCTCAACTTTGCCCCCGTGTGTGACATCAGCACAGACCCCGGGGACTTCATCTACCCGCGCTCGTTCGGCGCAGACGCCTCTGAGACGGCGCAGTATGTCGAAACCGTGGTCACGGCCATGCGCGGGCGGGGTATGGGCAGTGTGCTCAAACACTTTCCGGGCTATGGCAGCAACGCTGACACCCACACCGGCGTCGCCCATGACGAGCGGCCCTATGAGGTCTTCACCGACAGCAACTTTCTGCCCTTCGAGGCGGGCATCGCCGCCGGGGCGGACATGGTGCTCGTCTCGCACAACATCGTCGCGAGCATGGACGGGGAACTTCCTGCCTCGCTGTCCGCCCGCGTGCATGAGATCCTGCGGCAGGAGCTCGGCTTTTCCGGCGTCATCGTCACAGACGACCTCGCAATGGACGGGGTGCGCCAGCTTGTTAGCGATGAGCGCGCGGCTGTGCTCGCGGTGCTTGCGGGAAACGATCTGCTCTGCTGTACGGACTTTGAAACCCAGATTCCCGCCGTACTCGACGCGGTGGCTTCGGGCGAAATCACCGAACAGCGAATCGACGAGTCGGTTCTGCGCATTCTCAAGTGCAAAATGGAGCTCGGTATCATCCCACCGGAATAA
- a CDS encoding GNAT family N-acetyltransferase: protein MAVILTPYRPGYLDELLGLFRETVHCVCAGDYTPDQLDAWAPEKLDRSAWAVSLAEHDTLVALEDGTTVGFADLDGGYLDRLYVRCGYGGRGIGSQLCDELEALARSRGHRSVTVDASITARPFFERRGYRIVREQQVPRRGQVLTNYHMEKRFSDSGERAHSQGDRHAPKT from the coding sequence ATGGCTGTTATTCTGACCCCCTACCGCCCCGGGTATCTCGACGAGCTGCTCGGGCTCTTTCGTGAGACGGTGCACTGCGTCTGCGCCGGCGACTACACCCCGGACCAGCTCGACGCCTGGGCGCCGGAGAAGCTGGACCGCAGCGCCTGGGCTGTCTCCCTGGCGGAACATGACACGCTCGTCGCGCTGGAAGACGGCACGACCGTCGGCTTTGCCGATCTCGACGGCGGCTACCTCGACCGCCTCTATGTGCGCTGCGGCTATGGCGGCCGCGGCATCGGTTCTCAGCTCTGCGATGAGCTCGAGGCGCTCGCACGCTCGCGCGGGCACCGCTCGGTCACGGTGGACGCCTCCATCACGGCGCGCCCTTTCTTCGAGCGGCGCGGCTACCGGATCGTGCGCGAACAGCAGGTTCCCCGGCGCGGGCAGGTTCTGACGAACTATCACATGGAAAAGCGCTTCTCGGATTCCGGAGAACGCGCTCACAGTCAGGGGGACCGCCATGCGCCGAAGACGTAG
- a CDS encoding thiamine pyrophosphate-binding protein translates to MKMTGGKAVAMTLIEQGCKAVFEVPGGQMLSVVNSFIGTDVRVIATRHENAACAAADNYGRVTGEPGVCFATTGPGATNFLTAMGGALRDGSPMIAFVFQNKSQDFGRGDVQEVDHGDIFKPICKKYIAIRKASVAPWAVREAYRVAMSGRRGPVVVDCFRDALESEEVDYEPMDPSLTRTTSQYVPAPGLIEQAADILSGYKKVAILAGGGAKMDHATDELLRAAQLLHAPVVTTHNGISVFPTDDEHSFGARTRMATRLARETLEAADCVLVVGSSLSAGTTARWALKMPDIVQIDIEPEQIARQYPTRLGLVGHCKLTLGLLNAALEKTVSRNDAERRAFLEERKASRDARERELAESPMSDATASPAAPLAVMDELSKVIDGNTSITCDAGTCVIWTHRLKMCKGTVYNKAFNFGNMGFGIPAAIGSKVARPDMTTIAFLGDGALGMTVGELETLVRENLPVIVIVINDGAYGLIRLEQDHMFGAGPNIGTMLTPPDALDYAAVARGFGCEAIVVNRADEIAPAVTRAKAMNRPCLIEVKFDGTHQIFPEAF, encoded by the coding sequence ATGAAAATGACAGGCGGAAAAGCAGTTGCCATGACGCTCATCGAGCAGGGCTGCAAGGCGGTCTTCGAGGTGCCGGGCGGCCAGATGCTCTCGGTTGTGAACTCCTTTATCGGCACGGATGTGCGCGTCATTGCGACGCGGCACGAGAACGCGGCCTGCGCCGCGGCCGACAACTACGGCCGCGTCACCGGCGAGCCCGGCGTCTGCTTTGCGACCACCGGCCCCGGCGCCACCAACTTTCTCACCGCCATGGGCGGCGCGCTGCGCGACGGCAGCCCCATGATCGCCTTTGTCTTCCAGAACAAGAGTCAGGACTTTGGCCGCGGCGATGTGCAGGAGGTCGACCACGGCGACATCTTCAAGCCCATCTGCAAAAAGTACATTGCCATCCGCAAGGCCTCTGTCGCCCCGTGGGCGGTGCGCGAGGCCTACCGCGTGGCGATGAGCGGGCGCCGCGGGCCTGTCGTGGTCGACTGCTTCCGCGACGCGCTCGAGAGCGAAGAGGTGGACTATGAGCCCATGGACCCCTCGCTGACCCGCACGACCTCGCAGTATGTGCCCGCGCCCGGGCTGATTGAACAGGCTGCGGACATTCTCAGCGGTTACAAAAAGGTCGCCATTCTCGCAGGCGGCGGCGCCAAGATGGATCACGCCACCGATGAGCTTCTCCGGGCCGCGCAGCTTCTGCACGCGCCGGTCGTCACCACCCACAACGGCATATCGGTCTTCCCGACCGACGACGAGCACTCCTTTGGCGCGCGCACCCGTATGGCGACCCGTCTCGCCCGCGAAACGCTCGAGGCGGCCGACTGCGTGCTCGTCGTGGGGTCCAGCCTCTCGGCCGGCACCACCGCCCGCTGGGCGCTGAAAATGCCCGACATTGTGCAGATTGACATCGAGCCCGAACAGATCGCGCGCCAGTATCCGACGCGACTGGGCCTTGTCGGCCACTGCAAGCTGACGCTGGGGCTGCTGAATGCGGCGCTCGAGAAGACCGTCAGCCGCAACGACGCCGAGCGCCGCGCCTTTCTCGAGGAGCGCAAGGCTTCGCGCGACGCGCGTGAGCGCGAGCTCGCCGAAAGTCCCATGAGCGATGCCACGGCCTCCCCCGCGGCGCCTCTCGCCGTGATGGACGAGCTCTCCAAGGTGATTGACGGCAACACCTCCATCACCTGTGACGCAGGCACCTGCGTCATCTGGACGCACCGGCTCAAAATGTGCAAAGGCACCGTCTACAACAAGGCTTTCAACTTCGGCAATATGGGCTTTGGCATCCCCGCGGCAATCGGCTCCAAGGTCGCGCGGCCCGACATGACCACCATCGCCTTTCTCGGCGACGGCGCGCTCGGCATGACGGTCGGCGAGCTTGAGACTCTGGTGCGCGAAAATCTGCCGGTCATTGTCATCGTCATCAACGACGGGGCCTACGGCCTGATCCGCCTTGAGCAGGACCATATGTTCGGCGCCGGGCCGAACATCGGCACCATGCTCACCCCGCCCGACGCGCTCGACTACGCGGCTGTCGCCCGGGGCTTTGGCTGCGAGGCCATTGTCGTCAACCGCGCCGATGAGATTGCGCCCGCTGTGACGCGCGCCAAGGCCATGAACCGGCCCTGCCTGATCGAAGTCAAATTTGACGGCACACATCAGATTTTTCCCGAGGCCTTTTAA
- a CDS encoding thiamine pyrophosphate-binding protein encodes MTGGKAVAMTLIEQGCRTVYEVPGGQILSVMNSFRGTDVRVIPVRHENTGCAAADAFGRLTGEPGVCFATTGPGATNLLTAMGSALRDSSPMIALVFQNKSQDVGRGDAQDVDHGDVFKGICKKYIPIRTASVGPWAIREAYRIAKSGRPGPVVVDCFRDAMENQEVDYEPLDPKNTMVASACVPYASVIEDAAKKLVGYKSVAILAGVGAKNSHATDELMELAELLHTPVVSTHNGMSVYPTADEHALGVRTRFAGSLAREVFEYTECVLVCGSSLSASTTSRWALKLNDIIQIDIEPEQIGRHYPVVAGLVGNCKATLRLLIDAVKKVVAENDAEREKYYAGVLEKKAAYWKKLRESDRADVNASPVRPVAYMLTFNKLIDENSIVCAAAGNSGIWSQILQLPKGTRYFKPVNFGAMGFALPAAISCKLAEPDKDVFCLLGDGELGMSLADLETAAREKANIIVLHMNDGQYGLIKQEEDHMYGPGHNLGTNISHVCDYEGAARALGCEAVTIDKITELPALVEKAKKADKPFFINIITDGQTDSVFPEAY; translated from the coding sequence ATGACAGGTGGTAAAGCTGTCGCCATGACCCTGATCGAGCAGGGCTGCAGAACCGTCTACGAGGTTCCGGGCGGCCAGATTCTCTCCGTCATGAACTCTTTCCGCGGAACCGACGTTCGCGTCATCCCGGTGCGCCATGAGAACACCGGCTGCGCCGCGGCGGATGCCTTTGGCCGCCTGACCGGCGAGCCCGGCGTCTGCTTTGCGACCACCGGCCCTGGCGCCACCAATCTTCTCACCGCCATGGGCTCGGCTCTGCGCGATTCCAGCCCCATGATCGCCCTCGTCTTCCAGAACAAGAGCCAGGACGTCGGCCGCGGCGACGCGCAGGATGTTGACCACGGCGATGTCTTCAAGGGCATCTGCAAGAAGTATATCCCGATCCGCACCGCTTCGGTCGGCCCCTGGGCCATCCGCGAGGCGTATCGCATCGCGAAATCCGGCCGTCCTGGCCCGGTCGTCGTCGACTGCTTCCGTGACGCGATGGAAAATCAGGAAGTTGACTACGAGCCGCTGGATCCGAAGAACACCATGGTCGCCTCGGCCTGCGTGCCCTATGCCAGTGTGATCGAAGACGCCGCGAAGAAGCTCGTCGGCTACAAGTCCGTTGCGATTCTCGCCGGCGTCGGCGCGAAGAACTCCCACGCCACCGATGAGCTCATGGAGCTCGCAGAGCTGCTGCATACGCCGGTCGTCTCCACCCACAACGGCATGTCGGTCTACCCGACCGCCGATGAGCACGCCCTGGGCGTTCGCACCCGCTTCGCCGGCTCCCTTGCCCGCGAGGTGTTCGAGTACACCGAGTGCGTGCTGGTGTGCGGCTCCTCCCTGTCCGCCTCCACCACGTCGAGATGGGCTCTCAAGCTCAACGACATCATCCAGATCGACATCGAGCCCGAGCAGATCGGCCGCCACTACCCGGTTGTCGCCGGCCTTGTCGGCAACTGCAAGGCAACGCTGCGGCTGCTGATCGACGCGGTCAAGAAAGTCGTCGCCGAGAACGACGCTGAGCGTGAGAAATACTATGCCGGCGTGCTCGAGAAGAAAGCCGCCTACTGGAAGAAACTGCGCGAGAGCGACCGCGCCGACGTCAACGCCTCCCCAGTGCGTCCGGTCGCCTATATGCTGACTTTCAACAAACTCATCGACGAGAACTCGATCGTCTGCGCCGCAGCCGGCAACAGCGGCATCTGGTCTCAGATTCTGCAGCTGCCCAAGGGCACGCGCTACTTCAAGCCTGTCAACTTCGGCGCCATGGGCTTTGCCCTGCCGGCGGCCATCAGCTGCAAGCTGGCCGAGCCCGACAAGGATGTCTTCTGTCTGCTCGGCGACGGCGAGCTCGGCATGAGCCTTGCCGATCTTGAGACTGCCGCCCGCGAGAAAGCCAACATCATCGTCCTGCACATGAACGACGGCCAGTACGGCCTGATCAAGCAGGAGGAGGACCACATGTACGGCCCGGGCCACAATCTCGGCACCAACATCAGCCATGTCTGCGACTACGAGGGCGCTGCCCGCGCGCTCGGCTGCGAGGCGGTCACCATCGACAAGATCACGGAGCTGCCGGCTCTCGTCGAGAAAGCCAAAAAGGCCGACAAGCCCTTCTTCATCAACATCATCACCGACGGCCAGACCGACTCGGTCTTCCCGGAGGCATACTGA
- a CDS encoding aminotransferase class IV encodes MQDLGYYNGEYGPIDQMKVPMLDRALYFGDGVYEVTYTRNHRLFALDEHIDRFYNSAGLLQIKLPHTKEQMKKLLEEMVRKVDDDRLFVYWQASRGAGAREHTFPEQGEACILMMIRPGRLKDLGEKVGLITLPDTRFLHCNIKTINLIPSVMAAQRAKEAGCFEAVLHRDGRVTECAHSNVSILRDGVFVTAPTDHLILPGIARAHLIRACKGLGIPVDETPFTVDELMRADEVIVSSSSVLCLGADRIDGKPVGGRAAQLLAALQKTVLDEFERETR; translated from the coding sequence ATGCAGGATCTCGGCTATTACAATGGGGAGTACGGCCCGATCGACCAGATGAAAGTGCCGATGCTCGACCGCGCGCTCTACTTCGGCGACGGCGTCTACGAGGTGACCTACACCAGAAATCACAGGCTCTTTGCGCTCGACGAGCACATCGACCGCTTTTACAACAGCGCAGGCCTGCTGCAGATCAAACTGCCCCACACAAAAGAGCAGATGAAGAAGCTGCTCGAGGAGATGGTTCGGAAAGTGGACGACGACCGGCTCTTTGTCTACTGGCAGGCGAGCCGCGGCGCGGGCGCGCGCGAGCACACGTTCCCCGAGCAGGGCGAGGCCTGTATCCTGATGATGATCCGCCCCGGCCGGCTGAAAGACCTCGGCGAAAAGGTCGGATTGATCACCCTGCCCGACACGCGTTTTCTGCACTGCAACATCAAGACCATCAACCTCATCCCGAGCGTCATGGCGGCCCAGCGCGCCAAGGAGGCGGGCTGCTTCGAGGCGGTGCTCCACCGCGACGGCCGCGTGACCGAGTGCGCCCACAGCAACGTCTCCATTCTGCGCGACGGCGTCTTTGTCACGGCCCCCACCGACCACCTGATTCTCCCCGGTATTGCGCGGGCCCATCTCATCAGAGCCTGTAAGGGGCTCGGCATCCCGGTGGATGAGACACCGTTCACGGTCGATGAGCTCATGCGGGCGGATGAGGTCATTGTGTCGAGCTCCTCGGTGCTCTGCCTCGGGGCGGACCGCATCGACGGCAAACCGGTCGGCGGCCGCGCGGCGCAGCTTCTCGCGGCGCTGCAGAAAACCGTGCTCGACGAGTTCGAGCGGGAGACGCGCTGA
- a CDS encoding xylulokinase — protein MNQNAYLTIDVGTGSVRVSLIGENIVPLDSKTLIRVAGLTMDADREWEQIVTLTRELLADNSGVRVLGVGVSTMVGWVMVDRDCNPTTELFSYMHQCHEECDKFCESFSRESFFSKVGRPPNPEFGGFKLLHLKNTDPERYRRTYKLLHFKDFLNARLCGEFSMDPVGGAYSAMIDLHTKNWHAPFVDALGVDFDKLPVIRECTELCGYTTKALEESTGLPAGTPVSMGGLDGVVGALGTGVVEEGTAADIMGSTEVLYVCSDTLRLDEHCELMTNPHVLPGKWLVGGPMGLSGASVAWYAENLLEEKYSLKELDAAAAKLSPGCDGVRFIPTFTGERVPHWNPDVRGTACGIGLQHTPAHLFRALMEGNCFNSRYMFDRLHEMGLDCRQVTAVGGGAKSKLWMQIKADITNVTLHTPKVFEATTLGVAMLIEYMLKGKVTVDPDSIANTFQPNPENVGPYDTVYHDYMLLFRTICKYYNHPDHHE, from the coding sequence ATGAACCAGAATGCCTACCTGACCATTGACGTGGGAACGGGCTCGGTGCGCGTCTCCCTGATTGGAGAAAATATTGTCCCACTCGACAGCAAGACTCTCATCCGAGTCGCGGGGCTCACCATGGACGCGGACCGCGAGTGGGAGCAGATTGTGACGCTCACCCGTGAGCTGCTCGCCGACAACTCCGGCGTGCGGGTGCTGGGCGTGGGCGTTAGCACGATGGTGGGCTGGGTTATGGTCGACCGCGACTGCAACCCCACGACGGAACTGTTCAGCTACATGCACCAGTGCCACGAGGAGTGCGACAAATTCTGCGAGAGCTTCTCGAGGGAGAGCTTCTTTTCCAAGGTCGGCCGCCCGCCGAACCCCGAGTTCGGCGGCTTCAAGCTGCTGCATCTGAAAAACACCGATCCCGAACGCTACCGCAGAACATACAAGCTGCTTCACTTCAAGGATTTTCTCAATGCCAGGCTTTGCGGCGAGTTCAGCATGGATCCCGTCGGCGGCGCCTACAGCGCCATGATCGACCTGCACACCAAGAACTGGCACGCCCCTTTCGTCGACGCGCTCGGCGTCGACTTCGACAAGCTGCCCGTTATTCGCGAGTGCACGGAGCTGTGCGGCTACACCACCAAGGCTCTTGAGGAGAGCACCGGCCTTCCGGCCGGCACCCCGGTCTCCATGGGCGGGCTCGACGGCGTGGTGGGAGCTCTCGGCACCGGTGTTGTCGAGGAGGGCACCGCCGCGGACATCATGGGTTCGACCGAGGTGCTCTACGTGTGCAGCGATACGCTGCGCCTCGATGAGCACTGCGAGCTGATGACCAATCCCCACGTGCTGCCGGGCAAGTGGCTCGTCGGCGGGCCGATGGGACTCTCCGGCGCGTCGGTCGCCTGGTACGCCGAGAATCTGCTCGAGGAGAAGTACTCGCTCAAGGAGCTTGACGCCGCGGCGGCCAAGCTCTCCCCCGGCTGCGACGGCGTGCGCTTCATTCCGACTTTCACCGGCGAGCGTGTTCCCCACTGGAATCCCGACGTGCGCGGTACGGCCTGCGGCATCGGACTACAGCACACGCCGGCACACCTGTTCCGCGCACTGATGGAGGGCAACTGCTTCAACTCCCGCTACATGTTCGACCGCCTGCACGAGATGGGGCTTGACTGCCGGCAGGTGACCGCCGTGGGCGGCGGCGCCAAGAGCAAGCTCTGGATGCAGATCAAGGCCGATATCACAAACGTCACGCTGCACACCCCGAAGGTCTTTGAGGCGACGACACTCGGCGTCGCCATGCTCATTGAATACATGCTCAAGGGCAAGGTCACAGTCGATCCGGACTCCATCGCCAACACCTTTCAGCCGAACCCCGAAAACGTCGGGCCCTACGACACGGTCTACCACGATTACATGCTGCTGTTTCGCACCATCTGCAAGTACTACAACCACCCCGACCACCACGAGTGA
- a CDS encoding UTRA domain-containing protein, with protein sequence MKSIVDKSKPIPLYYQITEDIKQKINNKELNPGDKLPTEDFFVRYYGVSRVTVRNALNKLIEEKVIERTRGKGPVVANHVFNRHISRLSGLHEALAKEGIKGTSKILSIKEEPAGGEVAGHLEIPVGEPVVVIHRVRYADDIPICEQNTYLVRRLCGNFDFNTIDQNDSLYEVMERRIGLRLSRANQQFDIKMPTRQQMQYLEIRDKIPLMHIESVVHLISGEPIEFSDIYYLSDRYKYGLTLYR encoded by the coding sequence GTGAAAAGCATTGTAGACAAGTCAAAGCCCATTCCGCTGTACTATCAGATCACCGAGGACATCAAGCAGAAGATCAACAACAAGGAACTCAACCCCGGCGACAAGCTGCCGACAGAGGATTTTTTTGTGCGCTACTACGGCGTCAGCCGGGTTACGGTCAGAAACGCCCTGAATAAACTCATCGAGGAAAAGGTCATCGAACGCACCCGCGGCAAGGGGCCGGTGGTGGCAAATCACGTATTCAACCGCCACATCTCCCGGCTGAGCGGTCTGCATGAGGCGCTCGCCAAAGAGGGCATCAAGGGCACGAGCAAGATTCTCTCGATCAAAGAGGAGCCCGCCGGCGGCGAGGTTGCGGGCCACCTTGAGATTCCCGTGGGCGAGCCGGTTGTGGTCATTCACCGTGTTCGCTACGCAGACGACATTCCGATCTGCGAGCAGAACACCTACCTGGTTCGCCGCCTGTGCGGCAACTTTGACTTCAACACCATCGACCAGAACGACTCCCTCTACGAGGTGATGGAGCGCCGCATCGGGCTTCGGCTCTCGCGGGCAAATCAGCAGTTCGACATCAAAATGCCCACCAGGCAGCAGATGCAGTATCTGGAGATCCGCGATAAGATCCCGCTGATGCACATCGAGAGTGTGGTGCATCTCATCAGCGGCGAGCCGATCGAGTTCAGCGACATCTACTACCTGTCCGACCGCTACAAATATGGGCTGACTCTCTATCGCTGA